A genomic stretch from Corynebacterium sp. 21KM1197 includes:
- a CDS encoding 1-phosphofructokinase family hexose kinase, with protein sequence MILTLTPNPSVDATLTLPEPLSPGSVHRLSALDHVAGGKGVNVAHAIHLAQRPTLALFPAASTDPFVELATQESIPHLAIAMQERVRTNTTITQPDGTTTKLNGPGPLISAEVRDLLLDTLVRTARQHNAAWIALSGSLPPGLPTGWYGELVAHLRAEVPGARVAVDTSDAAMIALGESFERAAPHLIKPNGLELGQLVGCDGLHLEHQAEAGDYLPVVEAARSIVARGVESVLVTLGGAGAVLVTAQGAWKATPPPTTVVSTVGAGDSSLAGYLLAATNGNAPEQCLRQAVAYGSAAAALPGTTLPRPEQVDMEKTQISAIDHA encoded by the coding sequence GTGATACTCACGCTCACCCCCAACCCCAGCGTCGATGCCACCCTGACGCTCCCCGAACCCCTCTCCCCCGGCTCCGTTCACCGGCTCAGCGCCCTCGATCACGTAGCCGGCGGCAAGGGCGTCAATGTGGCCCACGCCATCCACCTCGCGCAGCGGCCCACCCTCGCTCTCTTTCCGGCGGCAAGCACCGATCCTTTCGTCGAACTCGCCACTCAGGAGTCCATTCCGCACCTCGCCATTGCCATGCAGGAGCGGGTGCGCACCAATACCACCATCACCCAGCCCGATGGCACCACCACCAAGCTCAACGGCCCCGGCCCGCTCATCAGCGCGGAGGTGCGCGATCTCCTGCTCGATACCCTCGTGCGCACCGCCCGGCAGCACAACGCCGCGTGGATCGCTCTTTCCGGCTCCCTGCCCCCGGGTCTGCCCACCGGCTGGTACGGGGAACTGGTGGCCCACCTGCGCGCGGAGGTTCCCGGGGCCCGCGTGGCCGTGGATACCTCGGACGCCGCCATGATCGCCCTGGGAGAAAGCTTTGAGCGCGCCGCTCCCCACCTCATCAAGCCCAATGGGCTGGAATTGGGGCAGTTGGTGGGCTGCGATGGCCTGCACCTGGAGCACCAGGCCGAGGCCGGAGACTATCTGCCCGTGGTGGAGGCCGCCCGTTCCATCGTGGCGCGCGGGGTGGAGTCCGTGCTGGTCACCCTGGGCGGCGCCGGTGCCGTCCTCGTCACCGCCCAGGGCGCGTGGAAGGCCACGCCCCCGCCCACCACGGTGGTATCCACCGTGGGCGCCGGGGATAGTTCCCTGGCCGGCTATCTCCTGGCCGCCACGAACGGGAACGCTCCCGAGCAGTGCCTGCGCCAGGCCGTGGCCTACGGCAGCGCCGCCGCAGCCCTACCCGGCACTACCCTGCCCCGCCCCGAGCAGGTAGACATGGAAAAGACTCAGATTAGCGCCATCGACCACGCTTGA
- the hrpA gene encoding ATP-dependent RNA helicase HrpA has protein sequence MNTSNLKEHIAARLPHVPLAQERSLRRRLREATTAEDWEALARDVDSGCAEVERRAALIPEITYPEELPVSARHEDIAQAIKEHQVVIIAGETGSGKTTQIPKICLELGFGRRGMIGHTQPRRLAARTVAERIAQELGQDIGQSVGYAIRFDDRVSPHTAVKLMTDGILLAEMQRDRFFNAYDVIIIDEAHERSLNIDFLLGYLKRLLPKRPDLKIIITSATIDPERFAQHFADSQGNPAPIVEVSGRTYPVEIRYRPDDDDPDALVHAIEELMAEGPGDILCFFPSERDIRDAMELLESRRWRGTHILPLFGRLSNQEQHRVFSPHSGRRIVLSTNIAETSLTVPGIHYVVDTGTARISRYSTRTKVQRLPIEPISQASANQRSGRCGRVAEGVAIRLYSEEDFLSRPEFTDPEILRTNLASVILQMASLRLGDVARFPFVQPPEARHIRDGLTLLHELGAISQPRPEGLPKLTRIGRDLARIPVDPRLARMLVEAQRLGCLHEVIVIVAALTTQDIRERPLDHQAQADQLHARFRDKKSDFLSYLKLWDYLGQKREELSGNGLRRLMKAEFLHYMRSREWRDLVRQLRDVAKQLGWNIPRPADDTSAPAARTSASGAPTAHTAPGNAEAIHSSLLAGLLMNIGQRDGNSKEFHGTRNTRFMVFPGSALAKKPPEFVMAAELVETSRLWARDVAAIDPAWVERLAGNLLKRQYSDPVWSRSKAAAVVREKATLYGVTIYADRTVPYHRVDPEAARSLFIRHALIEGDWATRHHFFHDNAAKLAEAAEIEEKARRRGLVADEDVLYEFYDQRIPRTVTTGAHFDSWWKKKRRENPAALDFSPEALLHDDAQEITQDLFPDHWDQFRLEYSFTPGSKDDGVRVLIPVPMLASIDPAPFQWLVPGLRVELVTELIRSLPKGLRRSVVPAPDFAEKVTPLLNPGEDLRESLAAGLRRLGGTGIDATDFSLAALPAHLRMTFAAVNKRGKIIDADKDVQALRQRQATQIRSSMDRLGSYSETTSAKEWTAETLGTIPETVQTTVDGHSVTAYPALRLNEGAISVVVLPTKTAADQSMLTTTLTLLMRAVTVNAKQMTKGLPLQQRVALEHYPHGGVEGIVEEARVAAIRDLLLAAGGPVRSPEEFAGLRDTLVPKVAGEVRRSIVAIAPALVSYERVADELNEWEGPAIDDMRAELNFLLPPKALIVHGINHLKHLPRYLQAMNLRLEEMNRDPDKDAARQDEVDTVLTHLRKVLAAKPKGAEKTRPVKEIYWMIEEFRVSLFAQRLGTAQPVSRKRIMRAIDKL, from the coding sequence ATGAATACTTCCAACCTCAAAGAGCACATCGCCGCCCGGCTCCCCCACGTCCCCCTCGCTCAGGAGCGTTCCCTTCGCCGCCGCCTCCGCGAGGCCACCACCGCCGAGGACTGGGAGGCCCTGGCGCGGGACGTCGATAGTGGTTGCGCCGAGGTAGAGCGCCGCGCCGCGCTGATCCCGGAGATTACCTACCCCGAGGAACTCCCCGTGAGCGCGCGGCACGAGGATATTGCTCAGGCGATCAAGGAGCACCAGGTAGTGATCATCGCCGGTGAGACGGGTTCGGGTAAGACCACTCAGATTCCTAAGATTTGCCTGGAACTGGGCTTTGGCCGTCGAGGCATGATCGGCCACACCCAGCCACGACGCCTGGCCGCGCGCACCGTGGCCGAGCGCATAGCCCAGGAACTCGGACAGGATATTGGGCAATCCGTGGGATATGCCATTCGCTTTGATGATCGCGTGAGCCCGCACACCGCCGTGAAACTCATGACGGACGGTATTCTCCTCGCGGAAATGCAACGCGATCGCTTTTTCAACGCCTACGACGTCATCATTATCGACGAGGCCCACGAGCGCTCGCTCAACATCGACTTCCTCCTGGGTTATCTCAAACGACTGCTCCCCAAGCGGCCCGATCTTAAGATCATTATCACCTCGGCCACCATTGATCCCGAACGCTTTGCCCAGCACTTCGCGGACTCCCAGGGCAATCCCGCGCCCATCGTCGAGGTATCCGGGCGCACCTATCCAGTGGAAATTCGATACCGCCCCGATGACGATGACCCGGACGCCCTCGTCCACGCCATCGAGGAACTCATGGCCGAGGGGCCCGGCGATATTCTCTGCTTCTTTCCCAGCGAGCGCGATATTAGGGACGCCATGGAACTCCTAGAATCCCGGCGCTGGCGCGGAACGCACATTCTGCCGCTTTTTGGCCGCCTCTCCAACCAGGAGCAACACCGGGTATTCTCCCCCCACTCGGGACGGCGCATTGTGCTTTCCACCAATATCGCAGAAACCTCCCTGACGGTTCCCGGTATTCACTACGTGGTGGACACCGGCACCGCGCGCATTTCCCGTTATTCCACCCGCACCAAGGTGCAAAGGCTGCCCATCGAGCCCATTTCCCAGGCCAGTGCCAATCAGCGCTCCGGGCGCTGCGGGCGCGTGGCCGAGGGCGTGGCCATTCGACTGTATTCTGAAGAGGATTTTCTCTCCCGCCCGGAATTCACCGACCCGGAGATTCTGCGCACAAATCTCGCCAGCGTCATCTTACAAATGGCCTCGCTCCGCCTGGGCGATGTTGCTCGTTTCCCCTTCGTGCAGCCCCCGGAAGCCCGCCATATCCGCGATGGACTCACCCTCCTGCACGAACTCGGCGCTATCTCTCAGCCGCGCCCCGAAGGGTTGCCCAAACTCACCCGGATCGGCCGCGACCTTGCCCGCATTCCGGTCGATCCTCGGTTGGCCCGCATGTTGGTAGAGGCCCAGCGCCTGGGGTGCCTCCACGAGGTCATCGTGATCGTGGCGGCCCTGACCACCCAGGATATTCGGGAGCGCCCCCTGGATCACCAAGCCCAGGCGGATCAACTGCACGCCCGGTTCCGCGATAAAAAGAGCGACTTCCTCAGCTACCTCAAACTCTGGGATTACCTTGGACAAAAGCGGGAGGAGCTCAGCGGCAACGGGCTGCGCCGGTTGATGAAGGCCGAGTTCCTGCACTACATGCGCTCGCGCGAGTGGCGCGATCTGGTGCGCCAACTGCGCGATGTGGCCAAGCAATTGGGGTGGAATATCCCCCGTCCCGCAGACGATACCTCGGCTCCGGCTGCGCGTACGTCGGCAAGCGGCGCACCCACCGCCCACACTGCCCCAGGCAATGCGGAGGCCATTCATTCCAGCCTGCTGGCCGGGCTGCTCATGAATATCGGCCAGCGCGACGGCAACTCCAAGGAGTTCCACGGCACCCGGAACACTCGGTTCATGGTGTTCCCCGGCTCCGCCCTGGCCAAAAAGCCCCCGGAGTTCGTCATGGCTGCCGAGCTGGTGGAGACCTCCCGCCTGTGGGCCCGGGACGTCGCCGCCATTGATCCCGCCTGGGTGGAACGCCTGGCCGGAAACCTACTCAAGCGGCAGTATTCCGATCCCGTGTGGTCACGCTCCAAGGCGGCCGCGGTGGTGCGGGAAAAGGCCACCCTCTACGGGGTGACCATCTACGCGGATCGCACCGTGCCCTATCACCGGGTGGACCCCGAGGCCGCGCGATCCCTGTTTATCCGGCACGCCCTCATCGAGGGCGATTGGGCCACCCGCCATCACTTTTTCCACGATAATGCCGCCAAGTTGGCCGAGGCCGCAGAGATCGAGGAAAAGGCCCGCCGCCGTGGCCTGGTGGCCGATGAGGACGTGCTCTACGAGTTCTACGATCAGCGCATACCCCGCACCGTTACCACGGGCGCGCACTTTGATTCCTGGTGGAAGAAAAAGCGCCGCGAGAATCCCGCCGCGCTGGATTTCTCCCCCGAGGCTCTGCTGCACGATGATGCCCAGGAGATTACCCAGGATCTCTTTCCCGATCACTGGGATCAATTCCGCCTGGAATACTCCTTTACCCCCGGCAGCAAGGATGACGGCGTGCGTGTGCTCATCCCCGTGCCCATGCTCGCCAGCATCGATCCCGCCCCGTTCCAGTGGCTGGTGCCCGGCCTGCGCGTGGAATTGGTCACGGAACTCATCCGCAGCCTGCCCAAGGGGCTGCGCCGCAGCGTGGTGCCCGCCCCCGATTTCGCGGAGAAGGTCACCCCCCTGCTCAATCCCGGCGAGGACCTGCGGGAATCCCTCGCCGCCGGGCTCCGCAGACTGGGTGGCACCGGCATCGACGCCACGGATTTCTCCCTTGCTGCCCTGCCCGCCCACCTGCGCATGACCTTTGCCGCAGTGAATAAGCGAGGCAAGATCATCGACGCGGACAAGGACGTCCAGGCCCTGCGCCAGCGCCAGGCCACGCAGATTCGCTCCTCGATGGATCGCCTGGGAAGTTACTCCGAGACCACCTCCGCTAAGGAGTGGACGGCAGAAACCCTGGGCACCATCCCGGAAACCGTGCAGACCACCGTGGACGGACACTCCGTGACCGCCTACCCCGCCCTCCGGCTTAACGAGGGAGCCATTTCCGTGGTGGTGCTGCCCACCAAGACCGCTGCGGATCAATCCATGCTCACCACCACGCTCACCCTGCTCATGCGGGCTGTCACGGTCAATGCCAAGCAGATGACCAAGGGGCTCCCGCTGCAACAGCGCGTGGCCTTAGAGCACTATCCGCACGGCGGCGTCGAGGGAATCGTGGAGGAGGCCCGCGTGGCCGCCATCAGGGATCTTCTGCTTGCCGCCGGAGGCCCCGTGCGCAGCCCCGAGGAGTTCGCCGGGCTGCGCGACACCCTCGTGCCCAAGGTGGCGGGCGAGGTTCGCCGCAGCATCGTGGCCATTGCCCCGGCGCTGGTCTCCTACGAGCGCGTGGCCGATGAGTTAAACGAGTGGGAGGGCCCGGCCATCGACGACATGCGGGCGGAACTCAACTTTCTCCTCCCTCCCAAGGCCCTCATTGTGCACGGGATCAATCACCTCAAGCACCTCCCGCGTTATCTCCAGGCGATGAATCTGCGCCTGGAGGAGATGAACCGCGATCCCGATAAGGACGCCGCCCGGCAAGACGAGGTGGACACGGTGCTCACGCACCTGCGCAAGGTGCTCGCCGCCAAGCCCAAGGGAGCGGAAAAAACCAGGCCGGTCAAGGAAATCTACTGGATGATCGAGGAATTCCGCGTGAGCCTCTTTGCACAGCGGCTGGGCACCGCGCAACCTGTCTCGCGCAAGCGGATCATGCGGGCGATAGACAAACTCTAA
- the nrdR gene encoding transcriptional regulator NrdR, with amino-acid sequence MYCPFCHHTHSRVIDSRVIDAGAAIRRRRECSSCSGRFTTVEKAILLVVKRNGVTEPFSREKVITGVRRACQGRDVSDDSLKRLAQQVEETVRSHGSSQINANAIGLAILEPLRELDEVAYLRFASVYKSFDCAEDFEKEIRLMRRRAREGRGDIATHEI; translated from the coding sequence GTGTACTGCCCCTTTTGCCACCACACCCATTCCAGGGTGATTGATTCCAGAGTGATTGACGCCGGTGCGGCCATTCGACGCCGCCGGGAATGTAGTAGTTGCTCTGGACGCTTTACCACCGTGGAGAAGGCGATCCTCCTGGTGGTCAAGCGCAATGGGGTCACGGAGCCGTTTAGCCGTGAGAAGGTGATCACCGGCGTGCGCCGCGCCTGCCAGGGGCGCGACGTCTCCGATGACTCCCTCAAGCGCCTGGCTCAGCAGGTAGAGGAGACGGTGCGCAGCCACGGCAGTTCCCAGATCAACGCCAATGCCATTGGCCTGGCGATCCTGGAGCCGCTGCGCGAATTGGACGAGGTGGCCTATCTGCGCTTTGCCTCCGTGTATAAATCCTTTGACTGCGCGGAGGACTTTGAAAAGGAGATCCGGCTCATGCGTCGCCGTGCCCGGGAGGGACGCGGCGACATAGCCACCCATGAGATTTAG
- a CDS encoding hydrogen peroxide-inducible genes activator, giving the protein MHNKEYRPTLAQLRTFVTIADNKHFGTAAAKLNISQPSLSQALSALENGIGVQLIERSTRKVIVTPIGERLLPYAKATLDATDIFVAHSRGSYGQLAGPLTLGVIPTIAPYLLPTLLPLLQQEYPELEPRIVEDRTTHLVSMLRDGRIDAALLALPSEAPGLVDIPLYQEDFVVVVPSAHHLAGRHDLTLQALEELRLLLLNDGHCLHDQIVDLCRKADLNPGEAASAVTRASSLTTIVQLVAGGLGSTLVPISAVETECQRPGLSIATFAPGVSAERHVGLAYRASSSRAAEFTKLGTIITRAYRTAVPLRPNAH; this is encoded by the coding sequence ATGCACAATAAAGAGTACCGGCCAACTCTTGCCCAGCTCCGCACCTTTGTCACCATCGCTGACAACAAGCACTTTGGCACCGCCGCAGCCAAGCTCAACATCTCCCAGCCCTCCCTCTCCCAGGCGCTCTCCGCCCTGGAAAACGGGATCGGAGTGCAACTCATCGAGCGCTCCACGCGCAAGGTCATCGTCACCCCCATCGGTGAGCGCCTGCTGCCCTACGCCAAGGCGACCCTGGACGCCACCGACATCTTCGTGGCGCACTCGCGCGGCTCCTACGGGCAACTCGCCGGCCCGCTCACTCTCGGGGTGATCCCCACCATCGCCCCGTATCTGCTGCCCACGCTGCTTCCACTGCTGCAACAGGAATACCCCGAGCTAGAGCCGCGCATCGTGGAGGATCGCACCACCCACCTGGTATCCATGTTGCGCGATGGGCGTATCGACGCCGCCCTGCTCGCCCTCCCCTCCGAGGCCCCCGGGCTCGTGGATATCCCCCTCTACCAGGAGGACTTCGTGGTGGTGGTGCCCTCCGCGCACCACCTCGCCGGGCGACACGACCTCACGCTTCAGGCGCTGGAGGAACTGCGGCTTCTTTTGCTTAACGACGGCCACTGCCTCCACGATCAAATCGTGGATCTCTGCCGCAAGGCCGACCTCAACCCCGGCGAGGCCGCCAGCGCCGTCACCCGGGCTTCCTCGCTGACCACCATCGTGCAACTGGTGGCCGGGGGTCTGGGTTCCACGCTGGTGCCCATCAGCGCGGTGGAGACGGAGTGCCAGCGCCCGGGCTTAAGCATCGCCACCTTTGCCCCCGGTGTGAGCGCGGAGCGGCACGTGGGGCTGGCGTACCGGGCCTCTAGTTCCCGCGCGGCGGAGTTCACCAAACTGGGAACCATCATCACCCGCGCGTATCGCACCGCCGTGCCGCTGCGGCCGAACGCACACTAG
- the lexA gene encoding transcriptional repressor LexA — protein MPRTPSGPSADKDAPDLSTLSPRQRRILEVIRDAVVLRGYPPSIREIGDAAGLQSTSSVAYQLKELEKKGFLRRDPNKPRAVDVRHLPGDPAPAKKQTAAPETSAPPEAAATSYVPLLGNIAAGSPILAEENVDDYFPLPSDVVGDGELYMLKVSGESMRDAGILHGDWIVVRSQPVAEEGEFVAALIDGEATVKEFHRDSTGVWLLPHNEAFDPIDGSQGQIMGKVVSVMRKL, from the coding sequence ATGCCCCGCACCCCCAGTGGCCCCAGCGCAGACAAGGACGCCCCTGATCTCTCCACGTTGTCCCCACGGCAGCGTCGAATCCTTGAGGTGATCCGGGACGCCGTGGTCCTACGCGGATACCCGCCGAGCATCCGAGAGATTGGCGATGCGGCAGGCCTCCAATCCACCTCCTCGGTGGCGTACCAGCTCAAGGAGCTAGAGAAAAAGGGCTTTCTGCGCCGCGATCCCAACAAGCCCCGCGCGGTAGACGTGCGGCACCTCCCGGGTGACCCCGCCCCCGCCAAGAAGCAAACCGCCGCACCGGAGACATCGGCTCCGCCCGAGGCCGCAGCCACCTCCTACGTTCCGCTCCTGGGCAATATCGCCGCAGGTTCCCCGATCCTGGCGGAGGAAAACGTCGATGACTATTTCCCTCTGCCCAGCGATGTGGTGGGAGACGGGGAACTCTACATGCTGAAGGTATCCGGGGAATCCATGCGCGATGCCGGTATTTTGCACGGCGATTGGATCGTGGTGCGCTCTCAGCCGGTGGCAGAGGAGGGCGAGTTCGTGGCCGCCCTCATCGACGGGGAGGCCACCGTCAAGGAGTTCCACCGAGATTCCACTGGGGTGTGGCTCCTACCTCACAATGAGGCCTTTGACCCCATCGACGGCTCCCAGGGGCAGATCATGGGCAAGGTGGTATCTGTCATGCGGAAACTATAG
- the ptsP gene encoding phosphoenolpyruvate--protein phosphotransferase has protein sequence MTEGSGNNASAHLTAKGTGVVAGIAYADVVWVRPRPELPTGGTTIPEEEREAEYEKFVAAADAVAERLDARANSAEGPAAEVLGATAGMVRDRGWRKTVRKNIRSGMDAAFATVEATAKFVAMFNAAGGVMAERTTDLRDIRDRVIAQLRGEEEPGLPAIEGEVILFADDLSPADTAALDIEHYRGLVTELGGPTSHTAIIARQLNLPCIVAAGTSIRDFAAGTKVLIDGSVGTVSSGADPEEAARMVQESQERAAKIAQWTGPASTKDEHRVQLLANVQDANAARIAADTQAEGIGLYRTEMSFLSATEEPSVDEQAALYGKVFAAFPESKVVVRTLDAGSDKPIAYANMSEEENPALGVRGLRIARDNEALLTRQLDAIAQAAQGRGDQAPTWVMAPMVSTAREAEWFASLCKERGLTPGAMIEVPAAALMADKIMPHLDFVSIGTNDLTQYTMAADRLSSQLAYLTDPWQPAVLRLIQHTCVVGRDTNTAVGVCGEAAADPLLACVLTGLGVNSLSAASTAVAGVGAQLAEVTLEECEAAAAAALASEGASEARDAVRAILAV, from the coding sequence ATGACCGAAGGCTCTGGAAACAATGCTTCTGCTCACCTCACCGCAAAGGGCACCGGCGTGGTTGCGGGTATCGCCTACGCGGACGTGGTGTGGGTGCGTCCCCGCCCCGAACTTCCCACCGGCGGCACCACGATTCCCGAGGAAGAACGGGAGGCGGAGTACGAGAAGTTTGTCGCGGCGGCCGACGCCGTGGCGGAGCGTCTCGACGCCCGCGCTAACAGCGCCGAGGGCCCCGCCGCCGAGGTGTTGGGGGCTACCGCCGGAATGGTGCGCGATCGGGGTTGGCGCAAGACCGTGCGTAAAAATATCCGATCGGGCATGGACGCCGCCTTTGCCACGGTGGAGGCCACCGCCAAGTTCGTGGCCATGTTCAACGCGGCGGGCGGCGTGATGGCGGAGCGCACCACCGACCTGCGCGATATTCGAGATCGCGTGATCGCGCAGTTGCGCGGCGAGGAGGAGCCCGGCCTGCCCGCCATCGAGGGTGAGGTTATTCTCTTTGCCGATGATCTTTCCCCGGCCGATACCGCCGCCCTGGATATCGAGCATTATCGCGGACTGGTTACGGAACTCGGCGGGCCCACCAGCCACACGGCGATCATCGCCCGCCAGCTCAATCTGCCCTGCATCGTGGCCGCCGGGACCTCGATCCGCGACTTTGCCGCGGGCACCAAGGTGCTTATCGACGGCTCCGTGGGCACCGTGAGCAGCGGCGCGGACCCGGAGGAGGCGGCGCGCATGGTGCAGGAATCCCAGGAGCGCGCCGCCAAGATCGCCCAGTGGACGGGCCCCGCCAGCACCAAGGACGAGCACCGGGTGCAATTGCTCGCCAACGTCCAAGACGCCAACGCCGCGCGCATTGCCGCCGATACCCAGGCGGAGGGCATTGGCCTCTACCGTACGGAGATGAGTTTCCTCTCCGCCACGGAGGAACCCTCGGTGGACGAGCAGGCGGCCCTGTACGGCAAGGTCTTTGCCGCCTTCCCGGAGTCCAAGGTCGTGGTGCGCACCCTGGACGCGGGCTCGGATAAGCCCATCGCCTACGCCAATATGAGCGAGGAGGAGAACCCGGCCCTGGGCGTGCGCGGCCTGCGCATTGCCCGGGATAACGAGGCCCTGCTTACCCGCCAGCTCGATGCCATCGCCCAGGCCGCGCAGGGGCGCGGCGATCAGGCCCCCACCTGGGTCATGGCGCCGATGGTCTCCACGGCGCGGGAGGCCGAGTGGTTTGCCTCCCTGTGCAAGGAGCGCGGGCTCACCCCGGGCGCGATGATCGAGGTGCCCGCCGCCGCGCTCATGGCGGATAAGATCATGCCGCACCTGGACTTCGTCTCCATCGGCACCAATGACCTCACCCAGTACACGATGGCTGCCGATCGCCTTTCTTCCCAGTTGGCGTATTTGACCGATCCCTGGCAACCCGCCGTGCTGCGCCTTATCCAGCACACCTGCGTGGTGGGGCGCGATACGAATACTGCCGTGGGTGTGTGCGGCGAGGCCGCCGCCGATCCGCTCCTGGCCTGCGTGCTCACCGGCCTGGGCGTGAACTCGCTTTCTGCCGCCTCCACAGCCGTGGCGGGAGTGGGCGCGCAACTCGCGGAGGTAACCCTGGAGGAGTGCGAGGCCGCCGCAGCGGCGGCCCTGGCCTCCGAGGGGGCCTCGGAGGCGCGCGACGCCGTGCGCGCGATCCTGGCGGTATAG
- a CDS encoding DeoR/GlpR family DNA-binding transcription regulator: MYAEERRRQIAAQTAVEGRVNVTELSRKFDVTAETIRRDLAVLDRDGIVHRVHGGAVATQSFQTTELSLDARLRSAPNAKSAIARAALNFLPDSPGGGLFLDAGTTVTALADLIADTPQANQWSIVTNSLPIALTMANKGLSEIQLLGGSVRAITQAVVGDTALRTLALMRADVAFIGTNALTLDHGLSTADAQEAAIKSAMVTNARRVVVLCDSSKIGNDYLVSFAAIENIDVVITDSNAPESYVQSLRDRDIEVVLAS, from the coding sequence ATGTATGCAGAGGAGCGTCGGCGTCAGATCGCCGCCCAGACTGCCGTCGAGGGCAGGGTGAACGTGACGGAACTCTCCCGGAAGTTTGACGTCACCGCCGAGACCATCCGCCGCGACCTCGCCGTGCTCGACCGCGATGGGATCGTGCACCGCGTTCACGGCGGTGCCGTGGCCACGCAGTCCTTTCAAACCACGGAGCTCTCCCTGGACGCTCGCCTGCGCTCCGCGCCCAACGCCAAGTCCGCCATCGCCCGGGCCGCACTCAACTTCCTCCCGGATTCCCCCGGTGGTGGACTTTTCCTCGATGCCGGCACCACCGTCACCGCCCTGGCCGACCTCATTGCGGATACTCCCCAGGCAAATCAGTGGTCGATCGTGACCAATAGCCTGCCCATCGCGCTGACGATGGCCAATAAGGGGCTCAGCGAGATTCAACTGCTGGGCGGCTCCGTCCGGGCGATCACGCAGGCCGTGGTGGGCGATACCGCCCTGCGCACCCTGGCCCTCATGCGGGCGGACGTGGCCTTCATCGGCACGAACGCCCTCACCCTCGATCACGGCCTTTCCACCGCCGATGCCCAGGAGGCCGCGATCAAGTCCGCAATGGTCACCAACGCCCGCCGGGTGGTGGTGCTGTGCGATTCCAGCAAGATCGGCAACGATTACCTGGTGAGCTTCGCCGCCATCGAGAATATTGACGTTGTGATCACCGATAGCAACGCGCCCGAGTCCTATGTGCAGAGCCTGCGCGACCGCGACATAGAGGTGGTGCTGGCCTCCTAG